From the genome of Sulfurovum sp. NBC37-1, one region includes:
- the nosD gene encoding nitrous oxide reductase family maturation protein NosD — MIKILLLFLTLIILSPAGILQKAIDKAPSGATLKLPSGIYRGNIVIDKPLTIIGSGKSVIIEGDLNATVITLNSSQVTLRNLQITGSGDRMENLDAAISLNHVRECEISHCQISDTLYGIDMNMVKDSVISDNTITSKKHAVPLRGDALKLWYASGNIIRNNTIERSRDVTLTYSHHNLFSHNTFLHNRYGLHLSMSHGNRIEDNAFRYNAVGILMMGIKDTNVTGNRILSSNGAAGIGVVADKVSNFHFDHNTLKFNTKALYIDIKGTERGTQRFITHNTISYNTEAFHFHADIRNNMIAHNVIKGNIEDVLQDLKAKYGKTNTVEYNYWDRYEGFDRNGDNIGDTPHRIFLYADQLWKYDNKIKFFYATPIMSVINFLSRIAPFITPVLLLEDSKPLMSLPKEGAPQ; from the coding sequence ATGATAAAAATTTTACTTCTTTTTTTGACACTTATCATACTTTCCCCTGCCGGTATTCTGCAAAAAGCCATAGACAAGGCGCCGTCAGGAGCTACACTGAAACTGCCCTCTGGTATCTATCGTGGCAATATCGTCATCGACAAACCTTTGACGATCATAGGGTCGGGAAAGAGTGTCATCATCGAGGGTGACCTGAACGCTACGGTCATTACCCTGAACAGCTCACAGGTTACGCTCAGGAACCTCCAGATCACGGGTTCGGGCGACAGGATGGAGAACCTTGACGCCGCCATTTCGCTTAACCACGTAAGAGAGTGCGAGATCAGCCACTGCCAGATCAGCGACACGCTGTACGGGATCGATATGAATATGGTCAAAGATTCCGTCATTTCGGACAACACCATCACTTCCAAAAAGCATGCCGTTCCGCTCAGAGGCGATGCTCTGAAACTGTGGTACGCCAGCGGCAACATCATCAGGAACAATACCATCGAACGATCAAGGGATGTGACGCTGACCTACTCCCACCATAATCTTTTTTCGCACAATACCTTCCTGCACAACAGATACGGGCTGCACCTCAGTATGAGCCACGGCAACCGTATCGAGGACAATGCCTTCCGCTACAATGCCGTAGGCATACTGATGATGGGGATCAAAGACACCAACGTCACAGGCAACAGGATACTCAGTTCCAACGGTGCTGCGGGTATAGGCGTGGTCGCAGACAAGGTCTCCAATTTTCATTTTGACCACAATACGCTGAAATTCAACACAAAAGCGCTCTATATCGACATCAAAGGGACCGAGAGAGGCACACAGAGGTTCATTACGCACAATACCATAAGCTACAATACCGAAGCTTTCCATTTTCATGCCGATATCAGGAACAATATGATCGCGCACAATGTCATCAAAGGAAATATAGAAGATGTCCTGCAGGACCTCAAAGCCAAATACGGAAAAACCAATACTGTAGAGTACAACTACTGGGACCGTTATGAAGGTTTCGACAGGAACGGGGACAATATAGGGGATACACCTCACCGCATCTTTCTCTACGCAGACCAACTGTGGAAATATGACAACAAGATCAAGTTTTTCTATGCCACGCCCATCATGTCGGTCATCAACTTTCTCTCAAGAATCGCGCCGTTCATTACACCCGTTTTGCTTCTGGAAGACAGCAAACCGCTTATGAGCCTTCCAAAAGAGGGAGCCCCTCAATGA
- the purN gene encoding phosphoribosylglycinamide formyltransferase yields the protein MVKRKKIAVLFSGKGSNFAHIVNTLHPEEAEVVVALTNNPEAGGIAVAKKEDIPLEIVDSKAYESREAFDTEVINRLQCYAPDLTVLAGFMRILTPVFTEHVKSVNLHPSLLPRHKGLNAIEKSYNDSYDEGGVSVHWVTSELDGGEIILQKKVSKEGLDFEQYDRTVRQIEKEALIEAIRKVL from the coding sequence ATGGTAAAGCGTAAAAAAATAGCAGTGCTTTTCAGCGGTAAAGGTTCCAACTTCGCCCATATTGTCAATACTTTACACCCTGAAGAGGCTGAAGTTGTCGTCGCTTTGACAAACAACCCTGAAGCCGGAGGTATTGCAGTGGCCAAAAAAGAGGATATCCCTCTGGAGATTGTCGATTCAAAAGCCTATGAAAGCAGGGAAGCTTTTGATACAGAGGTCATCAATCGCTTGCAGTGTTATGCCCCGGATCTTACAGTACTTGCAGGCTTCATGCGTATCTTGACACCGGTGTTTACAGAACATGTCAAGTCTGTCAACCTGCATCCCTCACTCCTGCCAAGGCACAAAGGACTCAATGCCATTGAGAAAAGCTACAATGACTCATACGATGAGGGCGGAGTATCGGTCCACTGGGTGACATCCGAACTGGACGGCGGTGAGATCATCCTGCAAAAAAAAGTTTCCAAAGAGGGTCTGGATTTTGAACAGTATGACCGAACAGTACGGCAGATAGAAAAAGAGGCACTCATCGAAGCGATCAGAAAAGTGTTATAG